The Bubalus kerabau isolate K-KA32 ecotype Philippines breed swamp buffalo chromosome X, PCC_UOA_SB_1v2, whole genome shotgun sequence genome has a segment encoding these proteins:
- the SMC1A gene encoding structural maintenance of chromosomes protein 1A isoform X2, with the protein MGFLKLIEIENFKSYKGRQIIGPFQRFTAIIGPNGSGKSNLMDAISFVLGEKTSNLRVKTLRDLIHGAPVGKPAANRAFVSMVYSEEGAEDRTFARVIVGGSSEYKINNKVVQLHEYSEELEKLGILIKARNFLVFQGAVESIAMKNPKERTALFEEISRSGELAQEYDKRKKEMVKAEEDTQFNYHRKKNIAAERKEAKQEKEEADRYQRLKDEVVRAQVQLQLFKLYHNEVEIEKLNKELASKNKEIEKDKKRMDKVEDELKEKKKELGKMMREQQQIEKEIKEKDSELNQKRPQYIKAKENTSHKIKKLEAAKKSLQNAQKHYKKRKGDMDELEKEMLSVEKARQEFEERMEEESQSQGRDLTLEENQVKKYHRLKEEASKRAATLAQELEKFNRDQKADQDRLDLEERKKVETEAKIKQKLREIEENQKRIEKLEEYITTSKQSLEEQKKLEGELTEEVEMAKRRIDEINKELNQVMEQLGDARIDRQESSRQQRKAEIMESIKRLYPGSVYGRLIDLCQPTQKKYQIAVTKVLGKNMDAIIVDSEKTGRDCIQYIKEQRGEPETFLPLDYLEVKPTDEKLRELKGAKLVIDVIRYEPPHIKKALQYACGNALVCDNVEDARRIAFGGHQRHKTVALDGTLFQKSGVISGGASDLKAKARRWDEKAVDKLKEKKERLTEELKEQMKAKRKEAELRQVQSQAHGLQMRLKYSQSDLEQTKTRHLALNLQEKSKLESELANFGPRINDIKRIIQSREREMKDLKEKMNQVEDEVFEEFCREIGVRNIREFEEEKVKRQNEIAKKRLEFENQKTRLGIQLDFEKNQLKEDQDKVHMWEQTVKKDENEIEKLKKEEQRHMKIIDETMAQLQDLKNQHLAKKSEVNDKNHEMEEIRKKLGGANKEMTHLQKEVTAIETKLEQKRSDRHNLLQACKMQDIKLPLSKGTMDDISQEEGSSQGEDSVSGSQRTSNIYAREALIEIDYGDLCEDLKDAQAEEEIKQEMNTLQQKLNEQQSVLQRIAAPNMKAMEKLESVRDKFQETSDEFEAARKRAKKAKQAFEQIKKERFDRFNACFESVATNIDEIYKALSRNSSAQAFLGPENPEEPYLDGINYNCVAPGKRFRPMDNLSGGEKTVAALALLFAIHSYKPAPFFVLDEIDAALDNTNIGKVANYIKEQSTCNFQAIVISLKEEFYTKAESLIGVYPEQGDCVISKVLTFDLTKYPDANPNPNEQ; encoded by the exons GTAAGTCAAATCTCATGGATGCCATCAGCTTTGTGTTGGGTGAGAAAACCAGCAACCTGCGGGTAAAGACCCTAAGGGACCTGATCCACGGAGCTCCTGTGGGCAAACCAGCAGCCAACCGAGCCTTTGTCAGCATGGTCTACTCTGAAGAGGGTGCTGAGGACCGCACGTTTGCCCGTGTCATTGTTG GAGGTTCCTCCGAGTACAAGATCAACAACAAAGTGGTCCAGCTACATGAGTACAGTGAGGAATTAGAGAAGTTGGGCATACTTATCAAAGCTCGTAACTTCCTCGTCTTCcag GGTGCTGTGGAATCTATTGCCATGAAGAACCCCAAAGAGAGGACAGCTCTTTTTGAAGAGATCAGTCGCTCTGGGGAGCTGGCCCAGGAATATGACAAGcgaaaaaaggaaatggtaaaagCGGAAGAGGACACACAGTTTAATTACCATCGCAAAAAAAACATTGCAGCTGAACGCAAGGAGGccaaacaggaaaaagaagag GCTGACCGCTACCAGCGCCTGAAGGATGAGGTGGTGCGAGCTCAGGTACAGTTGCAGCTTTTCAAACTTTATCATAACGAAGTGGAAATTGAGAAGCTCAACAAAGAACTGGCCTCTAAGAAcaaggagatagagaaggacaaaaAGCGGATGGACAAGGTAGAGGATGAGctgaaggagaagaagaaggagcTGGGCAAAATGATGCGGGAACAACAGCAGATTGAGAAGGAGATCAA GGAGAAGGACTCAGAGCTGAACCAGAAGCGGCCTCAGTACATCAAGGCCAAGGAAAATACTTCCCACAAAATCAAGAAGTTGGAAGCAGCCAAAAAGTCACTACAGAATGCTCAGAAGCATTATAAGAAGCGTAAAGGTGACATGGATGAGCTGGAAAAGGAGATGCTGTCAGTGGAGAAAGCTCGGCAGGAGTTTGAGGAACGGATGGAAGAGGAAAGTCAGAGTCAGGGCAGAGATTTGACCTTGGAGGAGAATCAG GTGAAGAAATATCACCGGTTGAAAGAAGAAGCCAGCAAGAGAGCAGCTACCCTGGCCCAGGAGCTGGAGAAGTTCAATCGAGACCAGAAGGCTGACCAGGACCGGCTGGATCTGGAAGAACGGAAGAAAGTAGAGACAGAG GCCAAGATCAAGCAAAAGCTGCGGGAGATTGAAGAGAATCAGAAACGGATTGAGAAACTAGAGGAATACATCACAACCAGCAA GCAGTCTCTAGAGGAACAGAAGAAACTAGAGGGGGAGCTGACAGAGGAGGTGGAGATGGCCAAGCGGCGTATTGATGAGATTAATAAGGAGCTGAACCAGGTAATGGAGCAGCTGGGGGATGCCCGCATCGACCGCCAGGAGAGCAGCCGCCAACAGCGAAAGGCAGAAATTATGGAAAGCATCAAGCGCCTGTACCCTGGTTCTGTG TACGGCCGCCTCATTGACCTCTGCCAGCCCACACAAAAGAAGTATCAGATTGCAGTAACCAAGGTTTTGGGCAAGAACATGGATGCTATTATTGTGGACTCAGAGAAGACAGGCCGGGACTGCATTCAGTATATCAAGGAGCAGCGGGGGGAGCCTGAGACCTTCTTGCCTCTTGATTACCTGGAG GTAAAACCTACAGATGAGAAACTCCGGGAGCTGAAGGGGGCAAAACTGGTGATTGATGTGATTCGCTATGAGCCACCTCACATCAAAAAGGCCCTGCAGTATGCTTGTGGCAATGCCCTTGTCTGTGACAATGTGGAGGATGCCCGCCGCATTGCCTTTGGAGGCCACCAGCGCCACAAG ACAGTGGCGCTGGATGGGACCCTGTTCCAGAAGTCAGGGGTGATCTCTGGCGGGGCCAGTGACCTGAAGGCCAAGGCCCGACGCTGGGATGAGAAAGCAGTAGACAagttgaaagagaaaaaggagcgGTTGACAGAAGAGCTGAAG GAGCAGATGAAGGCAAAGCGAAAAGAGGCAGAACTACGTCAGGTGCAGTCTCAGGCCCACGGACTGCAGATGCGGCTCAAGTACTCACAGAGTGACCTAGAACAGACCAAGACACGGCATCTGGCCCTTAATCTGCAG GAAAAGTCCAAGCTGGAGAGTGAGCTAGCCAACTTTGGGCCTCGAATCAATGATATCAAGAGGATCATCCAGAGCCgagagagggaaatgaaagacttAAAGGAGAAGATGAACCAG GTAGAGGATGAAGTATTTGAAGAGTTTTGTCGGGAGATTGGTGTGCGCAATATCCGGGAGTTTGAGGAAGAGAAGGTGAAGCGGCAGAATGAAATTGCCAAGAAGCG TTTGGAGTTTGAGAATCAGAAGACTCGTTTGGGTATCCAGTTGGATTTTGAAAAGAACCAACTGAAGGAGGACCAGGATAAAGTGCACATGTGGGAGCAGACagtgaaaaaagatgaaaatgagaTAGAAAAGCTCAAGAAG GAGGAGCAAAGACATATGAAGATCATAGATGAGACCATGGCCCAGCTACAAGACCTGAAGAACCAGCACCTGGCCAAGAAGTCAGAGGTGAATGACAAGAACCACGAGATGGAGGAGATTCGTAAGAAACTGGGGGGCGCCAACAA GGAAATGACCCATTTACAGAAGGAAGTGACAGCCATTGAGACCAAGCTTGAACAGAAGCGCAGTGACCGCCACAACCTGCTACAGGCCTGCAAGATGCAGGACATCAAGTTGCCACTGTCTAAGGGCACCATGGATGATATCAGTCAGGAAGAG GGTAGCTCCCAAGGGGAGGATTCAGTGAGTGGCTCCCAACGGACTTCCAATATCTATGCACGAGAGGCCCTCATTGAGATTGACTACGGTGACCTGTGTGAAGATCTGAAG GATGCCCAGGCTGAGGAGGAGATCAAGCAGGAGATGAACACGCTGCAGCAGAAGCTGAATGAGCAGCAGAGTGTGCTCCAGCGTATTGCTGCCCCCAACATGAAGGCCATGGAAAAGCTGGAAAGTGTCCGAGACAAGTTCCAAGAGACCTCAGACG AATTTGAGGCAGCCCGAAAGCGAGCCAAGAAGGCCAAGCAGGCATTTGAACAGATCAAGAAGGAACGCTTTGACCGCTTCAATGCCTGTTTTGAATCGGTGGCCACCAACATTGATGAGATCTACAAGGCCCTGTCTCGTAACAGCAGTGCTCAG GCGTTCCTGGGCCCTGAGAACCCTGAGGAGCCCTACTTGGATGGCATAAACTACAACTGTGTGGCTCCTGGCAAACGCTTCCGACCCATGGACAACTTGTCAGGGGGGGAGAAAACAGTTGCAGCTCTGGCCCTGCTCTTTGCCATCCACAG CTACAAGCCAGCCCCTTTCTTCGTCCTGGATGAGATCGATGCTGCCCTGGATAACACCAACATTGGCAAG GTGGCAAATTACATCAAGGAGCAGTCGACTTGCAACTTCCAGGCCATCGTCATTTCTCTCAAGGAGGAGTTCTACACCAAGGCTGAGAGCCTCATTGGAGTCTACCCTGAG CAAGGGGACTGTGTGATCAGCAAAGTCCTGACCTTCGACCTCACCAAGTACCCAGATGCCAACCCCAACCCCAATGAGCAGTAG
- the SMC1A gene encoding structural maintenance of chromosomes protein 1A isoform X1, with protein sequence MGFLKLIEIENFKSYKGRQIIGPFQRFTAIIGPNGSGKSNLMDAISFVLGEKTSNLRVKTLRDLIHGAPVGKPAANRAFVSMVYSEEGAEDRTFARVIVGGSSEYKINNKVVQLHEYSEELEKLGILIKARNFLVFQGAVESIAMKNPKERTALFEEISRSGELAQEYDKRKKEMVKAEEDTQFNYHRKKNIAAERKEAKQEKEEADRYQRLKDEVVRAQVQLQLFKLYHNEVEIEKLNKELASKNKEIEKDKKRMDKVEDELKEKKKELGKMMREQQQIEKEIKEKDSELNQKRPQYIKAKENTSHKIKKLEAAKKSLQNAQKHYKKRKGDMDELEKEMLSVEKARQEFEERMEEESQSQGRDLTLEENQVKKYHRLKEEASKRAATLAQELEKFNRDQKADQDRLDLEERKKVETEAKIKQKLREIEENQKRIEKLEEYITTSKQSLEEQKKLEGELTEEVEMAKRRIDEINKELNQVMEQLGDARIDRQESSRQQRKAEIMESIKRLYPGSVYGRLIDLCQPTQKKYQIAVTKVLGKNMDAIIVDSEKTGRDCIQYIKEQRGEPETFLPLDYLEVKPTDEKLRELKGAKLVIDVIRYEPPHIKKALQYACGNALVCDNVEDARRIAFGGHQRHKTVALDGTLFQKSGVISGGASDLKAKARRWDEKAVDKLKEKKERLTEELKEQMKAKRKEAELRQVQSQAHGLQMRLKYSQSDLEQTKTRHLALNLQEKSKLESELANFGPRINDIKRIIQSREREMKDLKEKMNQVEDEVFEEFCREIGVRNIREFEEEKVKRQNEIAKKRLEFENQKTRLGIQLDFEKNQLKEDQDKVHMWEQTVKKDENEIEKLKKEEQRHMKIIDETMAQLQDLKNQHLAKKSEVNDKNHEMEEIRKKLGGANKEMTHLQKEVTAIETKLEQKRSDRHNLLQACKMQDIKLPLSKGTMDDISQEEGSSQGEDSVSGSQRTSNIYAREALIEIDYGDLCEDLKDAQAEEEIKQEMNTLQQKLNEQQSVLQRIAAPNMKAMEKLESVRDKFQETSDEFEAARKRAKKAKQAFEQIKKERFDRFNACFESVATNIDEIYKALSRNSSAQAFLGPENPEEPYLDGINYNCVAPGKRFRPMDNLSGGEKTVAALALLFAIHSYKPAPFFVLDEIDAALDNTNIGKVANYIKEQSTCNFQAIVISLKEEFYTKAESLIGVYPETFGISFADGPAPDGHSLHHCVFILFFYSFTIILARFQVGMEINM encoded by the exons GTAAGTCAAATCTCATGGATGCCATCAGCTTTGTGTTGGGTGAGAAAACCAGCAACCTGCGGGTAAAGACCCTAAGGGACCTGATCCACGGAGCTCCTGTGGGCAAACCAGCAGCCAACCGAGCCTTTGTCAGCATGGTCTACTCTGAAGAGGGTGCTGAGGACCGCACGTTTGCCCGTGTCATTGTTG GAGGTTCCTCCGAGTACAAGATCAACAACAAAGTGGTCCAGCTACATGAGTACAGTGAGGAATTAGAGAAGTTGGGCATACTTATCAAAGCTCGTAACTTCCTCGTCTTCcag GGTGCTGTGGAATCTATTGCCATGAAGAACCCCAAAGAGAGGACAGCTCTTTTTGAAGAGATCAGTCGCTCTGGGGAGCTGGCCCAGGAATATGACAAGcgaaaaaaggaaatggtaaaagCGGAAGAGGACACACAGTTTAATTACCATCGCAAAAAAAACATTGCAGCTGAACGCAAGGAGGccaaacaggaaaaagaagag GCTGACCGCTACCAGCGCCTGAAGGATGAGGTGGTGCGAGCTCAGGTACAGTTGCAGCTTTTCAAACTTTATCATAACGAAGTGGAAATTGAGAAGCTCAACAAAGAACTGGCCTCTAAGAAcaaggagatagagaaggacaaaaAGCGGATGGACAAGGTAGAGGATGAGctgaaggagaagaagaaggagcTGGGCAAAATGATGCGGGAACAACAGCAGATTGAGAAGGAGATCAA GGAGAAGGACTCAGAGCTGAACCAGAAGCGGCCTCAGTACATCAAGGCCAAGGAAAATACTTCCCACAAAATCAAGAAGTTGGAAGCAGCCAAAAAGTCACTACAGAATGCTCAGAAGCATTATAAGAAGCGTAAAGGTGACATGGATGAGCTGGAAAAGGAGATGCTGTCAGTGGAGAAAGCTCGGCAGGAGTTTGAGGAACGGATGGAAGAGGAAAGTCAGAGTCAGGGCAGAGATTTGACCTTGGAGGAGAATCAG GTGAAGAAATATCACCGGTTGAAAGAAGAAGCCAGCAAGAGAGCAGCTACCCTGGCCCAGGAGCTGGAGAAGTTCAATCGAGACCAGAAGGCTGACCAGGACCGGCTGGATCTGGAAGAACGGAAGAAAGTAGAGACAGAG GCCAAGATCAAGCAAAAGCTGCGGGAGATTGAAGAGAATCAGAAACGGATTGAGAAACTAGAGGAATACATCACAACCAGCAA GCAGTCTCTAGAGGAACAGAAGAAACTAGAGGGGGAGCTGACAGAGGAGGTGGAGATGGCCAAGCGGCGTATTGATGAGATTAATAAGGAGCTGAACCAGGTAATGGAGCAGCTGGGGGATGCCCGCATCGACCGCCAGGAGAGCAGCCGCCAACAGCGAAAGGCAGAAATTATGGAAAGCATCAAGCGCCTGTACCCTGGTTCTGTG TACGGCCGCCTCATTGACCTCTGCCAGCCCACACAAAAGAAGTATCAGATTGCAGTAACCAAGGTTTTGGGCAAGAACATGGATGCTATTATTGTGGACTCAGAGAAGACAGGCCGGGACTGCATTCAGTATATCAAGGAGCAGCGGGGGGAGCCTGAGACCTTCTTGCCTCTTGATTACCTGGAG GTAAAACCTACAGATGAGAAACTCCGGGAGCTGAAGGGGGCAAAACTGGTGATTGATGTGATTCGCTATGAGCCACCTCACATCAAAAAGGCCCTGCAGTATGCTTGTGGCAATGCCCTTGTCTGTGACAATGTGGAGGATGCCCGCCGCATTGCCTTTGGAGGCCACCAGCGCCACAAG ACAGTGGCGCTGGATGGGACCCTGTTCCAGAAGTCAGGGGTGATCTCTGGCGGGGCCAGTGACCTGAAGGCCAAGGCCCGACGCTGGGATGAGAAAGCAGTAGACAagttgaaagagaaaaaggagcgGTTGACAGAAGAGCTGAAG GAGCAGATGAAGGCAAAGCGAAAAGAGGCAGAACTACGTCAGGTGCAGTCTCAGGCCCACGGACTGCAGATGCGGCTCAAGTACTCACAGAGTGACCTAGAACAGACCAAGACACGGCATCTGGCCCTTAATCTGCAG GAAAAGTCCAAGCTGGAGAGTGAGCTAGCCAACTTTGGGCCTCGAATCAATGATATCAAGAGGATCATCCAGAGCCgagagagggaaatgaaagacttAAAGGAGAAGATGAACCAG GTAGAGGATGAAGTATTTGAAGAGTTTTGTCGGGAGATTGGTGTGCGCAATATCCGGGAGTTTGAGGAAGAGAAGGTGAAGCGGCAGAATGAAATTGCCAAGAAGCG TTTGGAGTTTGAGAATCAGAAGACTCGTTTGGGTATCCAGTTGGATTTTGAAAAGAACCAACTGAAGGAGGACCAGGATAAAGTGCACATGTGGGAGCAGACagtgaaaaaagatgaaaatgagaTAGAAAAGCTCAAGAAG GAGGAGCAAAGACATATGAAGATCATAGATGAGACCATGGCCCAGCTACAAGACCTGAAGAACCAGCACCTGGCCAAGAAGTCAGAGGTGAATGACAAGAACCACGAGATGGAGGAGATTCGTAAGAAACTGGGGGGCGCCAACAA GGAAATGACCCATTTACAGAAGGAAGTGACAGCCATTGAGACCAAGCTTGAACAGAAGCGCAGTGACCGCCACAACCTGCTACAGGCCTGCAAGATGCAGGACATCAAGTTGCCACTGTCTAAGGGCACCATGGATGATATCAGTCAGGAAGAG GGTAGCTCCCAAGGGGAGGATTCAGTGAGTGGCTCCCAACGGACTTCCAATATCTATGCACGAGAGGCCCTCATTGAGATTGACTACGGTGACCTGTGTGAAGATCTGAAG GATGCCCAGGCTGAGGAGGAGATCAAGCAGGAGATGAACACGCTGCAGCAGAAGCTGAATGAGCAGCAGAGTGTGCTCCAGCGTATTGCTGCCCCCAACATGAAGGCCATGGAAAAGCTGGAAAGTGTCCGAGACAAGTTCCAAGAGACCTCAGACG AATTTGAGGCAGCCCGAAAGCGAGCCAAGAAGGCCAAGCAGGCATTTGAACAGATCAAGAAGGAACGCTTTGACCGCTTCAATGCCTGTTTTGAATCGGTGGCCACCAACATTGATGAGATCTACAAGGCCCTGTCTCGTAACAGCAGTGCTCAG GCGTTCCTGGGCCCTGAGAACCCTGAGGAGCCCTACTTGGATGGCATAAACTACAACTGTGTGGCTCCTGGCAAACGCTTCCGACCCATGGACAACTTGTCAGGGGGGGAGAAAACAGTTGCAGCTCTGGCCCTGCTCTTTGCCATCCACAG CTACAAGCCAGCCCCTTTCTTCGTCCTGGATGAGATCGATGCTGCCCTGGATAACACCAACATTGGCAAG GTGGCAAATTACATCAAGGAGCAGTCGACTTGCAACTTCCAGGCCATCGTCATTTCTCTCAAGGAGGAGTTCTACACCAAGGCTGAGAGCCTCATTGGAGTCTACCCTGAG
- the SMC1A gene encoding structural maintenance of chromosomes protein 1A isoform X4 has protein sequence MGFLKLIEIENFKSYKGRQIIGPFQRFTAIIGPNGSGKSNLMDAISFVLGEKTSNLRVKTLRDLIHGAPVGKPAANRAFVSMVYSEEGAEDRTFARVIVGGSSEYKINNKVVQLHEYSEELEKLGILIKARNFLVFQGAVESIAMKNPKERTALFEEISRSGELAQEYDKRKKEMVKAEEDTQFNYHRKKNIAAERKEAKQEKEEADRYQRLKDEVVRAQVQLQLFKLYHNEVEIEKLNKELASKNKEIEKDKKRMDKVEDELKEKKKELGKMMREQQQIEKEIKEKDSELNQKRPQYIKAKENTSHKIKKLEAAKKSLQNAQKHYKKRKGDMDELEKEMLSVEKARQEFEERMEEESQSQGRDLTLEENQVKKYHRLKEEASKRAATLAQELEKFNRDQKADQDRLDLEERKKVETEAKIKQKLREIEENQKRIEKLEEYITTSKQSLEEQKKLEGELTEEVEMAKRRIDEINKELNQVMEQLGDARIDRQESSRQQRKAEIMESIKRLYPGSVYGRLIDLCQPTQKKYQIAVTKVLGKNMDAIIVDSEKTGRDCIQYIKEQRGEPETFLPLDYLEVKPTDEKLRELKGAKLVIDVIRYEPPHIKKALQYACGNALVCDNVEDARRIAFGGHQRHKTVALDGTLFQKSGVISGGASDLKAKARRWDEKAVDKLKEKKERLTEELKEQMKAKRKEAELRQVQSQAHGLQMRLKYSQSDLEQTKTRHLALNLQEKSKLESELANFGPRINDIKRIIQSREREMKDLKEKMNQVEDEVFEEFCREIGVRNIREFEEEKVKRQNEIAKKRLEFENQKTRLGIQLDFEKNQLKEDQDKVHMWEQTVKKDENEIEKLKKEEQRHMKIIDETMAQLQDLKNQHLAKKSEVNDKNHEMEEIRKKLGGANKEMTHLQKEVTAIETKLEQKRSDRHNLLQACKMQDIKLPLSKGTMDDISQEEGSSQGEDSVSGSQRTSNIYAREALIEIDYGDLCEDLKDAQAEEEIKQEMNTLQQKLNEQQSVLQRIAAPNMKAMEKLESVRDKFQETSDEFEAARKRAKKAKQAFEQIKKERFDRFNACFESVATNIDEIYKALSRNSSAQAFLGPENPEEPYLDGINYNCVAPGKRFRPMDNLSGGEKTVAALALLFAIHRHLESLSLMDLLLTDILFIIVFLYFFFIPLLLF, from the exons GTAAGTCAAATCTCATGGATGCCATCAGCTTTGTGTTGGGTGAGAAAACCAGCAACCTGCGGGTAAAGACCCTAAGGGACCTGATCCACGGAGCTCCTGTGGGCAAACCAGCAGCCAACCGAGCCTTTGTCAGCATGGTCTACTCTGAAGAGGGTGCTGAGGACCGCACGTTTGCCCGTGTCATTGTTG GAGGTTCCTCCGAGTACAAGATCAACAACAAAGTGGTCCAGCTACATGAGTACAGTGAGGAATTAGAGAAGTTGGGCATACTTATCAAAGCTCGTAACTTCCTCGTCTTCcag GGTGCTGTGGAATCTATTGCCATGAAGAACCCCAAAGAGAGGACAGCTCTTTTTGAAGAGATCAGTCGCTCTGGGGAGCTGGCCCAGGAATATGACAAGcgaaaaaaggaaatggtaaaagCGGAAGAGGACACACAGTTTAATTACCATCGCAAAAAAAACATTGCAGCTGAACGCAAGGAGGccaaacaggaaaaagaagag GCTGACCGCTACCAGCGCCTGAAGGATGAGGTGGTGCGAGCTCAGGTACAGTTGCAGCTTTTCAAACTTTATCATAACGAAGTGGAAATTGAGAAGCTCAACAAAGAACTGGCCTCTAAGAAcaaggagatagagaaggacaaaaAGCGGATGGACAAGGTAGAGGATGAGctgaaggagaagaagaaggagcTGGGCAAAATGATGCGGGAACAACAGCAGATTGAGAAGGAGATCAA GGAGAAGGACTCAGAGCTGAACCAGAAGCGGCCTCAGTACATCAAGGCCAAGGAAAATACTTCCCACAAAATCAAGAAGTTGGAAGCAGCCAAAAAGTCACTACAGAATGCTCAGAAGCATTATAAGAAGCGTAAAGGTGACATGGATGAGCTGGAAAAGGAGATGCTGTCAGTGGAGAAAGCTCGGCAGGAGTTTGAGGAACGGATGGAAGAGGAAAGTCAGAGTCAGGGCAGAGATTTGACCTTGGAGGAGAATCAG GTGAAGAAATATCACCGGTTGAAAGAAGAAGCCAGCAAGAGAGCAGCTACCCTGGCCCAGGAGCTGGAGAAGTTCAATCGAGACCAGAAGGCTGACCAGGACCGGCTGGATCTGGAAGAACGGAAGAAAGTAGAGACAGAG GCCAAGATCAAGCAAAAGCTGCGGGAGATTGAAGAGAATCAGAAACGGATTGAGAAACTAGAGGAATACATCACAACCAGCAA GCAGTCTCTAGAGGAACAGAAGAAACTAGAGGGGGAGCTGACAGAGGAGGTGGAGATGGCCAAGCGGCGTATTGATGAGATTAATAAGGAGCTGAACCAGGTAATGGAGCAGCTGGGGGATGCCCGCATCGACCGCCAGGAGAGCAGCCGCCAACAGCGAAAGGCAGAAATTATGGAAAGCATCAAGCGCCTGTACCCTGGTTCTGTG TACGGCCGCCTCATTGACCTCTGCCAGCCCACACAAAAGAAGTATCAGATTGCAGTAACCAAGGTTTTGGGCAAGAACATGGATGCTATTATTGTGGACTCAGAGAAGACAGGCCGGGACTGCATTCAGTATATCAAGGAGCAGCGGGGGGAGCCTGAGACCTTCTTGCCTCTTGATTACCTGGAG GTAAAACCTACAGATGAGAAACTCCGGGAGCTGAAGGGGGCAAAACTGGTGATTGATGTGATTCGCTATGAGCCACCTCACATCAAAAAGGCCCTGCAGTATGCTTGTGGCAATGCCCTTGTCTGTGACAATGTGGAGGATGCCCGCCGCATTGCCTTTGGAGGCCACCAGCGCCACAAG ACAGTGGCGCTGGATGGGACCCTGTTCCAGAAGTCAGGGGTGATCTCTGGCGGGGCCAGTGACCTGAAGGCCAAGGCCCGACGCTGGGATGAGAAAGCAGTAGACAagttgaaagagaaaaaggagcgGTTGACAGAAGAGCTGAAG GAGCAGATGAAGGCAAAGCGAAAAGAGGCAGAACTACGTCAGGTGCAGTCTCAGGCCCACGGACTGCAGATGCGGCTCAAGTACTCACAGAGTGACCTAGAACAGACCAAGACACGGCATCTGGCCCTTAATCTGCAG GAAAAGTCCAAGCTGGAGAGTGAGCTAGCCAACTTTGGGCCTCGAATCAATGATATCAAGAGGATCATCCAGAGCCgagagagggaaatgaaagacttAAAGGAGAAGATGAACCAG GTAGAGGATGAAGTATTTGAAGAGTTTTGTCGGGAGATTGGTGTGCGCAATATCCGGGAGTTTGAGGAAGAGAAGGTGAAGCGGCAGAATGAAATTGCCAAGAAGCG TTTGGAGTTTGAGAATCAGAAGACTCGTTTGGGTATCCAGTTGGATTTTGAAAAGAACCAACTGAAGGAGGACCAGGATAAAGTGCACATGTGGGAGCAGACagtgaaaaaagatgaaaatgagaTAGAAAAGCTCAAGAAG GAGGAGCAAAGACATATGAAGATCATAGATGAGACCATGGCCCAGCTACAAGACCTGAAGAACCAGCACCTGGCCAAGAAGTCAGAGGTGAATGACAAGAACCACGAGATGGAGGAGATTCGTAAGAAACTGGGGGGCGCCAACAA GGAAATGACCCATTTACAGAAGGAAGTGACAGCCATTGAGACCAAGCTTGAACAGAAGCGCAGTGACCGCCACAACCTGCTACAGGCCTGCAAGATGCAGGACATCAAGTTGCCACTGTCTAAGGGCACCATGGATGATATCAGTCAGGAAGAG GGTAGCTCCCAAGGGGAGGATTCAGTGAGTGGCTCCCAACGGACTTCCAATATCTATGCACGAGAGGCCCTCATTGAGATTGACTACGGTGACCTGTGTGAAGATCTGAAG GATGCCCAGGCTGAGGAGGAGATCAAGCAGGAGATGAACACGCTGCAGCAGAAGCTGAATGAGCAGCAGAGTGTGCTCCAGCGTATTGCTGCCCCCAACATGAAGGCCATGGAAAAGCTGGAAAGTGTCCGAGACAAGTTCCAAGAGACCTCAGACG AATTTGAGGCAGCCCGAAAGCGAGCCAAGAAGGCCAAGCAGGCATTTGAACAGATCAAGAAGGAACGCTTTGACCGCTTCAATGCCTGTTTTGAATCGGTGGCCACCAACATTGATGAGATCTACAAGGCCCTGTCTCGTAACAGCAGTGCTCAG GCGTTCCTGGGCCCTGAGAACCCTGAGGAGCCCTACTTGGATGGCATAAACTACAACTGTGTGGCTCCTGGCAAACGCTTCCGACCCATGGACAACTTGTCAGGGGGGGAGAAAACAGTTGCAGCTCTGGCCCTGCTCTTTGCCATCCACAG